The proteins below are encoded in one region of Syntrophus gentianae:
- a CDS encoding head-tail joining protein, with amino-acid sequence MGLREDMASALPEMFEVLGEAATFSPSGGTPAACHILIDFNVDLQPDGFQSTAWQRSTVIEAVLSEIGSEPNRGDVFRYNGMHYTVQKVTFNDGLSVKVAVTP; translated from the coding sequence ATGGGACTTCGAGAAGATATGGCCTCCGCCCTGCCGGAGATGTTCGAGGTCCTGGGTGAGGCGGCGACCTTCAGCCCTTCAGGAGGAACTCCGGCCGCCTGCCACATCCTCATCGACTTCAATGTCGATCTCCAGCCGGACGGATTCCAGTCAACCGCCTGGCAGCGTTCCACGGTCATCGAGGCCGTCCTGTCGGAGATCGGGAGCGAGCCAAACCGGGGCGATGTCTTCAGGTACAACGGCATGCACTATACAGTTCAGAAGGTCACCTTCAATGACGGCCTGTCCGTAAAAGTGGCGGTGACCCCGTGA
- a CDS encoding glycoside hydrolase family 108 protein encodes MKPFDFAFEQTLCLEGGYSDDPDDRGGRTNWGITEATLKDACSRGLVQNKDVSALSKEEARLIYKADYWDALKLDSVLSPAIAAEIFDTAVNMGRSAAVKILQEALHYLGESLAVDGVMGMKTLGALNKWSSKDERALFVCLNGFQFMRYVGIVEMNASQKRFSRGWTKRIQTYKEG; translated from the coding sequence ATGAAACCCTTCGATTTTGCCTTCGAGCAGACCCTCTGTCTGGAGGGAGGATACAGCGACGATCCCGACGATCGGGGCGGAAGGACCAACTGGGGGATCACCGAGGCCACCCTGAAGGACGCTTGTTCCCGGGGGCTGGTTCAAAATAAAGATGTATCGGCTTTGTCCAAAGAAGAGGCCCGGCTGATCTACAAAGCTGACTACTGGGACGCTTTGAAACTTGATTCGGTCCTTTCTCCCGCCATCGCCGCGGAGATCTTCGACACGGCGGTCAACATGGGCCGATCCGCCGCGGTGAAGATCCTCCAGGAGGCCCTCCATTACCTTGGCGAATCCCTGGCCGTGGACGGTGTCATGGGAATGAAGACCCTGGGGGCACTCAACAAGTGGTCATCGAAGGATGAACGGGCTCTCTTCGTCTGTCTCAACGGATTTCAGTTCATGCGCTACGTGGGGATCGTGGAAATGAACGCAAGTCAGAAACGTTTTTCCAGGGGCTGGACCAAGCGGATCCAGACCTACAAGGAGGGATGA
- a CDS encoding TraR/DksA C4-type zinc finger protein, which translates to MPDEIDQAQHHDEFFREQALCSHYDRLRKKTGLHRSLAGGTGPSECIDCGDPIEPARLAVMPNAIRCLDCQARHERLYGRRA; encoded by the coding sequence ATGCCCGACGAGATCGACCAGGCGCAGCATCATGATGAGTTTTTCCGGGAGCAGGCTCTCTGCTCTCATTACGACCGGCTGAGAAAGAAAACCGGCCTGCACCGCAGCCTTGCGGGCGGGACCGGTCCTTCTGAATGCATCGATTGCGGGGATCCGATCGAGCCGGCACGGTTAGCCGTCATGCCGAACGCGATTCGCTGCCTGGACTGCCAGGCGAGGCATGAGCGCCTTTACGGGAGGCGTGCATAA
- a CDS encoding phage tail protein — translation MIRISIDPIDQARVRNILSGMKNMGERVLSRSLNKTITGVKTDASTEIRQELNAKKAAVDETFTLNKATIKKLSASIVSTGKPLALIDFVGTRQTNKGVSVLVKKTGARKIIPGAFIATMKEGHKGVFWRNWHGVKRTKSTKIKYGALPKKYRLPMSERFGPRVPDILGNDSVMGTVLKKASDRLHTNIESELNYELGKLK, via the coding sequence GTGATCAGGATCTCCATCGACCCCATCGACCAGGCCAGGGTCAGGAACATACTCTCTGGGATGAAGAACATGGGCGAAAGGGTCCTCTCCCGCAGCTTGAACAAAACCATTACCGGCGTCAAGACGGACGCTTCGACGGAGATCCGCCAGGAGCTCAACGCTAAAAAAGCGGCCGTGGATGAAACCTTTACGCTCAACAAGGCCACGATCAAGAAGCTCTCCGCCTCCATTGTCAGCACCGGTAAGCCCCTGGCCCTGATCGATTTCGTGGGAACCAGGCAGACCAACAAGGGCGTATCCGTCCTGGTCAAGAAGACCGGCGCCAGGAAGATCATCCCGGGAGCCTTCATCGCGACAATGAAGGAAGGGCACAAGGGCGTGTTCTGGCGGAACTGGCACGGCGTGAAAAGGACAAAAAGCACAAAAATCAAATACGGCGCCCTTCCAAAAAAATACCGCTTGCCCATGTCCGAGCGATTCGGCCCCCGGGTGCCGGATATCCTGGGAAACGATTCCGTTATGGGAACTGTTCTGAAAAAGGCTTCCGACCGGCTCCATACGAACATCGAAAGCGAACTGAACTACGAACTGGGAAAGCTCAAATGA